Proteins co-encoded in one Marmota flaviventris isolate mMarFla1 chromosome 9, mMarFla1.hap1, whole genome shotgun sequence genomic window:
- the Ctnnd1 gene encoding catenin delta-1 isoform X7, whose product MQEPGQIVETYTEEDPEGAMSVVSVETSDDGTTRRTETTVKKVVKTVTTRTVQPVPVGPDGLPVDASSVSNNYIQTLGRDFRKNGNGGPGPYVGQAGTATLPRNFHYPPDGYSRHYEDGYPGGSDNYGSLSRVTRIEERYRPSMEGYRAPSRQDVYGPQPQVRVGGSSVDLHRFHPEPYGLEDDQRSMGYDDLDYGMMSDYGTARRTGTPSDPRRRLRSYEDMIGEEVPADQYYWAPLAQHERGSLASLDSLRKGGPPPPNWRQPELPEVIAMLGFRLDAVKSNAAAYLQHLCYRNDKVKTDVRKLKGIPVLVGLLDHPKKEVHLGACGALKNISFGRDQDNKIAIKNCDGVPALVRLLRKARDMDLTEVITGTLWNLSSHDSIKMEIVDHALHALTDEVIIPHSGWEREPNEDCKPRHIEWESVLTNTAGCLRNVSSERSEARRKLRECDGLVDALIFIVQAEIGQKDSDSKLVENCVCLLRNLSYQVHREIPQAERYQEAPPSVANNTGPHAASCFGAKKGKDEWFSRGKKPTEDPANDTVDFPKRTSPARGYELLFQPEVVRIYISLLKESKTPAILEASAGAIQNLCAGRWTYGRYIRSALRQEKALSAIADLLTNEHERVVKAASGALRNLAVDARNKELIGKHAIPNLVKNLPGGQQSSSWNFSEDTVVSLLNTINEVIAENLEAAKKLRETQGIEKLVLINKSGNRSEKEVRAAALVLQTIWGYKELRKPLEKEGWKKSDFQVNLNNASRSQSSHSYDDSTLPLIDRNQKSDKKPDREEIQMSNMGSNTKLLDNNYSTLNERGDHNRTLDRSGDLGDMEPLKGTPLMQDEGQESLEEELDELVLDDKGDQVSYPTMVCPPVIPKIVLEEGGSCVPAVCQSC is encoded by the exons ATGCAAGAGCCAGGGCAGATTGTGGAGACTTACACAGAGGAGGACCCTGAAGGAGCCATGTCTGTTGTCTCTGTGGAGACCTCAGATGATGGGACCACTCGGCGCACAGAGACCACA GTCAAGAAAGTAGTGAAGACAGTGACAACACGGACGGTACAGCCAGTCCCTGTGGGACCAGACGGGCTGCCTGTGGATGCCTCATCAGTTTCGAACAACTATATCCAGACTTTGGGTCGTGACTTCCGCAAGAATGGCAACGGTGGACCTGGTCCTTATGTGGGCCAAGCAGGCACTGCTACCCTTCCGAGGAACTTCCACTACCCTCCTGATGGTTATAGCCGCCACTATGAAGATGGCTATCCAGGTGGCAGTGACAACTATGGCAGTTTATCCCGGGTGACTCGCATTGAGGAACGATATAGACCCAGCATGGAAGGCTACAGGGCACCTAGTAGACAGGATGTCTATGGGCCACAGCCCCAGGTTCGGGTAGGGGGGAGCAGTGTGGATCTGCACCGCTTTCACCCAGAGCCTTACGGGTTAGAAGATGACCAGCGTAGTATGGGCTATGATGACCTGGATTACGGTATGATGTCTGATTATGGCACTGCCCGTCGAACTGGGACACCCTCTGACCCTCGCCGCCGCCTCAG GAGTTATGAAGACATGATTGGCGAGGAGGTGCCAGCAGATCAGTACTATTGGGCTCCTTTGGCCCAGCATGAGCGGGGAAGTTTAGCAAGCTTGGATAGCCTTCGCAAGGGAGGCCCCCCACCTCCCAATTGGAGACAGCCTGAGCTGCCAGAGGTTATCGCCATGCTGGGATTCCGCTTGGATGCTGTCAAGTCTAATGCAGCTGCATACTTGCAACACTTATGCTACCGCAATGACAAGGTGAAGACTGATGTGCGGAAGCTCAAGGGCATCCCAGTGCTGGTGGGATTATTAGACCACCCCAAAAAGGAAGTGCACCTTGGAGCATGTGGAGCTCTCAAGAATATCTCTTTTGGACGTGACCAAGATAATAAGATTGCCATAAAAAATTGTGATGGTGTTCCTGCCCTTGTGCGATTGCTCCGAAAGGCTCGTGATATGGATCTTACTGAAGTCATTACTG GAACCCTGTGGAATCTCTCATCCCATGACTCAATCAAAATGGAGATTGTGGACCATGCACTGCACGCCTTGACAGATGAAGTGATCATTCCTCATTCTGGTTGGGAGAGGGAACCTAATGAAGATTGTAAGCCACGCCATATTGAGTGGGAGTCGGTGCTCACCAACACAGCTGGCTGCCTTAG GAATGTAAGCTCAGAGAGAAGTGAAGCTCGTAGGAAGCTTCGGGAATGTGATGGCTTAGTTGATGCCCTTATTTTCATCGTTCAGGCTGAGATTGGGCAGAAGGATTCAGATAGCAAG CTTGTGGAAAACTGCGTGTGCCTCCTTCGGAACTTATCCTATCAAGTTCACCGGGAGATCCCACAGGCAGAGCGTTATCAAGAGGCACCTCCCAGTGTTGCCAACAATACTGGGCCACATGCTGCCAGTTGCTTTGGGGCCAAGAAGGGCAAAG ATGAATGGTTCTCCAGAG GGAAAAAACCCACAGAGGATCCAGCAAATGATACAGTGGACTTCCCTAAAAGAACAAGTCCTGCTCGAg GCTATGAGCTCTTATTTCAGCCAGAGGTGGTTCGGATATATATCTCACTCCTTAAGGAGAGTAAAACTCCTGCTATCCTAGAAGCCTCTGCTGGAGCCATCCAGAACTTGTGTGCTGGGCGCTGGACG TATGGTCGATACATCCGCTCTGCTCTGCGTCAAGAGAAGGCTCTCTCTGCCATAGCTGACCTCCTGACCAATGAACATGAGCGGGTGGTGAAAGCTGCATCTGGAGCATTAAGAAATCTGGCTGTGGATGCACGCAATAAGGAGTTAATCG GTAAACATGCTATTCCTAACTTGGTAAAAAATCTGCCTGGAGGGCAACAGAGCTCCTCTTGGAATTTTTCTGAGGACACTGTGGTCTCTCTTTTGAACACCATCAATGAAGTTATTGCTGAGAACTTAGAGGCTGCCAAAAAGCTTCGAGAGACGCAGGGTATTGAGAAGCTAGTGTTGATCAACAAATCAGG GAATCGCTCAGAAAAAGAAGTTCGAGCAGCAGCACTTGTATTACAGACAATCTGGGGATATAAGGAACTGAGGAAGCCCCTGGAAAAAGAAGGTTGGAAGAAATCAGACTTTCAG GTGAATCTAAACAATGCTTCTAGAAGCCAGAGTAGTCATTCATATGATGATAGCACTCTCCCTCTCATTGACCGGAACCAAAAATCAG ATAAGAAACCTGATCGGGAAGAAATTCAAATGAGCAATATGGGATCAAACACAAAATTACTAG ATAACAACTATTCCACACTGAATGAGAGAGGGGACCACAACAGAACACTGGATCGATCTGGGGATCTGGGAGATATGGAGCCATTGAAGGGAACACCCTTGATG CAGGACGAGGGGCAGGAATCTCTGGAGGAAGAGTTGGATGAGTTGGTTTTGGATGATAAGGGGGACCAAGTGTCTTACCCCACCATGGTATGTCCTCCAGTCATCCCCAAGATTGTCCTTGAGGAAGGAGGTTCCTGTGTGCCAGCAGTTTGCCAATCTTGCTGA
- the Ctnnd1 gene encoding catenin delta-1 isoform X2, with the protein MDDSEVESTASILASVKEQEAQFEKLTRALEEERRHVSAQLERVRVSPQDANPLMANGTLTRRHQNGRFVGDADLERQKFSDLKLNGPQDHSHLLYSTIPRMQEPGQIVETYTEEDPEGAMSVVSVETSDDGTTRRTETTVKKVVKTVTTRTVQPVPVGPDGLPVDASSVSNNYIQTLGRDFRKNGNGGPGPYVGQAGTATLPRNFHYPPDGYSRHYEDGYPGGSDNYGSLSRVTRIEERYRPSMEGYRAPSRQDVYGPQPQVRVGGSSVDLHRFHPEPYGLEDDQRSMGYDDLDYGMMSDYGTARRTGTPSDPRRRLRSYEDMIGEEVPADQYYWAPLAQHERGSLASLDSLRKGGPPPPNWRQPELPEVIAMLGFRLDAVKSNAAAYLQHLCYRNDKVKTDVRKLKGIPVLVGLLDHPKKEVHLGACGALKNISFGRDQDNKIAIKNCDGVPALVRLLRKARDMDLTEVITGTLWNLSSHDSIKMEIVDHALHALTDEVIIPHSGWEREPNEDCKPRHIEWESVLTNTAGCLRNVSSERSEARRKLRECDGLVDALIFIVQAEIGQKDSDSKLVENCVCLLRNLSYQVHREIPQAERYQEAPPSVANNTGPHAASCFGAKKGKGKKPTEDPANDTVDFPKRTSPARGYELLFQPEVVRIYISLLKESKTPAILEASAGAIQNLCAGRWTYGRYIRSALRQEKALSAIADLLTNEHERVVKAASGALRNLAVDARNKELIGKHAIPNLVKNLPGGQQSSSWNFSEDTVVSLLNTINEVIAENLEAAKKLRETQGIEKLVLINKSGNRSEKEVRAAALVLQTIWGYKELRKPLEKEGWKKSDFQVNLNNASRSQSSHSYDDSTLPLIDRNQKSDKKPDREEIQMSNMGSNTKLLDNNYSTLNERGDHNRTLDRSGDLGDMEPLKGTPLMQDEGQESLEEELDELVLDDKGDQVSYPTMVCPPVIPKIVLEEGGSCVPAVCQSC; encoded by the exons ATGGACGACTCAGAGGTGGAGTCGACCGCCAGCATCTTGGCCTCTGTGAAGGAACAAGAGGCCCAGTTTGAGAAGCTGACCCGGGCGCTGGAGGAGGAACGGCGCCACGTCTCGGCGCAACTGGAACGCGTCCGGGTCTCACCACAGGATGCCAACCCACTCATGGCCAACGGCACCCTCACACGCCGGCATCAG AACGGCCGGTTTGTGGGCGATGCTGACCTTGAGAGACAGAAGTTTTCAGATTTGAAACTCAACGGACCCCAG GATCACAGTCATCTTCTATATAGCACCATCCCCAGGATGCAAGAGCCAGGGCAGATTGTGGAGACTTACACAGAGGAGGACCCTGAAGGAGCCATGTCTGTTGTCTCTGTGGAGACCTCAGATGATGGGACCACTCGGCGCACAGAGACCACA GTCAAGAAAGTAGTGAAGACAGTGACAACACGGACGGTACAGCCAGTCCCTGTGGGACCAGACGGGCTGCCTGTGGATGCCTCATCAGTTTCGAACAACTATATCCAGACTTTGGGTCGTGACTTCCGCAAGAATGGCAACGGTGGACCTGGTCCTTATGTGGGCCAAGCAGGCACTGCTACCCTTCCGAGGAACTTCCACTACCCTCCTGATGGTTATAGCCGCCACTATGAAGATGGCTATCCAGGTGGCAGTGACAACTATGGCAGTTTATCCCGGGTGACTCGCATTGAGGAACGATATAGACCCAGCATGGAAGGCTACAGGGCACCTAGTAGACAGGATGTCTATGGGCCACAGCCCCAGGTTCGGGTAGGGGGGAGCAGTGTGGATCTGCACCGCTTTCACCCAGAGCCTTACGGGTTAGAAGATGACCAGCGTAGTATGGGCTATGATGACCTGGATTACGGTATGATGTCTGATTATGGCACTGCCCGTCGAACTGGGACACCCTCTGACCCTCGCCGCCGCCTCAG GAGTTATGAAGACATGATTGGCGAGGAGGTGCCAGCAGATCAGTACTATTGGGCTCCTTTGGCCCAGCATGAGCGGGGAAGTTTAGCAAGCTTGGATAGCCTTCGCAAGGGAGGCCCCCCACCTCCCAATTGGAGACAGCCTGAGCTGCCAGAGGTTATCGCCATGCTGGGATTCCGCTTGGATGCTGTCAAGTCTAATGCAGCTGCATACTTGCAACACTTATGCTACCGCAATGACAAGGTGAAGACTGATGTGCGGAAGCTCAAGGGCATCCCAGTGCTGGTGGGATTATTAGACCACCCCAAAAAGGAAGTGCACCTTGGAGCATGTGGAGCTCTCAAGAATATCTCTTTTGGACGTGACCAAGATAATAAGATTGCCATAAAAAATTGTGATGGTGTTCCTGCCCTTGTGCGATTGCTCCGAAAGGCTCGTGATATGGATCTTACTGAAGTCATTACTG GAACCCTGTGGAATCTCTCATCCCATGACTCAATCAAAATGGAGATTGTGGACCATGCACTGCACGCCTTGACAGATGAAGTGATCATTCCTCATTCTGGTTGGGAGAGGGAACCTAATGAAGATTGTAAGCCACGCCATATTGAGTGGGAGTCGGTGCTCACCAACACAGCTGGCTGCCTTAG GAATGTAAGCTCAGAGAGAAGTGAAGCTCGTAGGAAGCTTCGGGAATGTGATGGCTTAGTTGATGCCCTTATTTTCATCGTTCAGGCTGAGATTGGGCAGAAGGATTCAGATAGCAAG CTTGTGGAAAACTGCGTGTGCCTCCTTCGGAACTTATCCTATCAAGTTCACCGGGAGATCCCACAGGCAGAGCGTTATCAAGAGGCACCTCCCAGTGTTGCCAACAATACTGGGCCACATGCTGCCAGTTGCTTTGGGGCCAAGAAGGGCAAAG GGAAAAAACCCACAGAGGATCCAGCAAATGATACAGTGGACTTCCCTAAAAGAACAAGTCCTGCTCGAg GCTATGAGCTCTTATTTCAGCCAGAGGTGGTTCGGATATATATCTCACTCCTTAAGGAGAGTAAAACTCCTGCTATCCTAGAAGCCTCTGCTGGAGCCATCCAGAACTTGTGTGCTGGGCGCTGGACG TATGGTCGATACATCCGCTCTGCTCTGCGTCAAGAGAAGGCTCTCTCTGCCATAGCTGACCTCCTGACCAATGAACATGAGCGGGTGGTGAAAGCTGCATCTGGAGCATTAAGAAATCTGGCTGTGGATGCACGCAATAAGGAGTTAATCG GTAAACATGCTATTCCTAACTTGGTAAAAAATCTGCCTGGAGGGCAACAGAGCTCCTCTTGGAATTTTTCTGAGGACACTGTGGTCTCTCTTTTGAACACCATCAATGAAGTTATTGCTGAGAACTTAGAGGCTGCCAAAAAGCTTCGAGAGACGCAGGGTATTGAGAAGCTAGTGTTGATCAACAAATCAGG GAATCGCTCAGAAAAAGAAGTTCGAGCAGCAGCACTTGTATTACAGACAATCTGGGGATATAAGGAACTGAGGAAGCCCCTGGAAAAAGAAGGTTGGAAGAAATCAGACTTTCAG GTGAATCTAAACAATGCTTCTAGAAGCCAGAGTAGTCATTCATATGATGATAGCACTCTCCCTCTCATTGACCGGAACCAAAAATCAG ATAAGAAACCTGATCGGGAAGAAATTCAAATGAGCAATATGGGATCAAACACAAAATTACTAG ATAACAACTATTCCACACTGAATGAGAGAGGGGACCACAACAGAACACTGGATCGATCTGGGGATCTGGGAGATATGGAGCCATTGAAGGGAACACCCTTGATG CAGGACGAGGGGCAGGAATCTCTGGAGGAAGAGTTGGATGAGTTGGTTTTGGATGATAAGGGGGACCAAGTGTCTTACCCCACCATGGTATGTCCTCCAGTCATCCCCAAGATTGTCCTTGAGGAAGGAGGTTCCTGTGTGCCAGCAGTTTGCCAATCTTGCTGA
- the Ctnnd1 gene encoding catenin delta-1 isoform X3 → MDDSEVESTASILASVKEQEAQFEKLTRALEEERRHVSAQLERVRVSPQDANPLMANGTLTRRHQNGRFVGDADLERQKFSDLKLNGPQDHSHLLYSTIPRMQEPGQIVETYTEEDPEGAMSVVSVETSDDGTTRRTETTVKKVVKTVTTRTVQPVPVGPDGLPVDASSVSNNYIQTLGRDFRKNGNGGPGPYVGQAGTATLPRNFHYPPDGYSRHYEDGYPGGSDNYGSLSRVTRIEERYRPSMEGYRAPSRQDVYGPQPQVRVGGSSVDLHRFHPEPYGLEDDQRSMGYDDLDYGMMSDYGTARRTGTPSDPRRRLRSYEDMIGEEVPADQYYWAPLAQHERGSLASLDSLRKGGPPPPNWRQPELPEVIAMLGFRLDAVKSNAAAYLQHLCYRNDKVKTDVRKLKGIPVLVGLLDHPKKEVHLGACGALKNISFGRDQDNKIAIKNCDGVPALVRLLRKARDMDLTEVITGTLWNLSSHDSIKMEIVDHALHALTDEVIIPHSGWEREPNEDCKPRHIEWESVLTNTAGCLRNVSSERSEARRKLRECDGLVDALIFIVQAEIGQKDSDSKLVENCVCLLRNLSYQVHREIPQAERYQEAPPSVANNTGPHAASCFGAKKGKDEWFSRGKKPTEDPANDTVDFPKRTSPARGYELLFQPEVVRIYISLLKESKTPAILEASAGAIQNLCAGRWTYGRYIRSALRQEKALSAIADLLTNEHERVVKAASGALRNLAVDARNKELIGKHAIPNLVKNLPGGQQSSSWNFSEDTVVSLLNTINEVIAENLEAAKKLRETQGIEKLVLINKSGNRSEKEVRAAALVLQTIWGYKELRKPLEKEGWKKSDFQVNLNNASRSQSSHSYDDSTLPLIDRNQKSDNNYSTLNERGDHNRTLDRSGDLGDMEPLKGTPLMQDEGQESLEEELDELVLDDKGDQVSYPTMVCPPVIPKIVLEEGGSCVPAVCQSC, encoded by the exons ATGGACGACTCAGAGGTGGAGTCGACCGCCAGCATCTTGGCCTCTGTGAAGGAACAAGAGGCCCAGTTTGAGAAGCTGACCCGGGCGCTGGAGGAGGAACGGCGCCACGTCTCGGCGCAACTGGAACGCGTCCGGGTCTCACCACAGGATGCCAACCCACTCATGGCCAACGGCACCCTCACACGCCGGCATCAG AACGGCCGGTTTGTGGGCGATGCTGACCTTGAGAGACAGAAGTTTTCAGATTTGAAACTCAACGGACCCCAG GATCACAGTCATCTTCTATATAGCACCATCCCCAGGATGCAAGAGCCAGGGCAGATTGTGGAGACTTACACAGAGGAGGACCCTGAAGGAGCCATGTCTGTTGTCTCTGTGGAGACCTCAGATGATGGGACCACTCGGCGCACAGAGACCACA GTCAAGAAAGTAGTGAAGACAGTGACAACACGGACGGTACAGCCAGTCCCTGTGGGACCAGACGGGCTGCCTGTGGATGCCTCATCAGTTTCGAACAACTATATCCAGACTTTGGGTCGTGACTTCCGCAAGAATGGCAACGGTGGACCTGGTCCTTATGTGGGCCAAGCAGGCACTGCTACCCTTCCGAGGAACTTCCACTACCCTCCTGATGGTTATAGCCGCCACTATGAAGATGGCTATCCAGGTGGCAGTGACAACTATGGCAGTTTATCCCGGGTGACTCGCATTGAGGAACGATATAGACCCAGCATGGAAGGCTACAGGGCACCTAGTAGACAGGATGTCTATGGGCCACAGCCCCAGGTTCGGGTAGGGGGGAGCAGTGTGGATCTGCACCGCTTTCACCCAGAGCCTTACGGGTTAGAAGATGACCAGCGTAGTATGGGCTATGATGACCTGGATTACGGTATGATGTCTGATTATGGCACTGCCCGTCGAACTGGGACACCCTCTGACCCTCGCCGCCGCCTCAG GAGTTATGAAGACATGATTGGCGAGGAGGTGCCAGCAGATCAGTACTATTGGGCTCCTTTGGCCCAGCATGAGCGGGGAAGTTTAGCAAGCTTGGATAGCCTTCGCAAGGGAGGCCCCCCACCTCCCAATTGGAGACAGCCTGAGCTGCCAGAGGTTATCGCCATGCTGGGATTCCGCTTGGATGCTGTCAAGTCTAATGCAGCTGCATACTTGCAACACTTATGCTACCGCAATGACAAGGTGAAGACTGATGTGCGGAAGCTCAAGGGCATCCCAGTGCTGGTGGGATTATTAGACCACCCCAAAAAGGAAGTGCACCTTGGAGCATGTGGAGCTCTCAAGAATATCTCTTTTGGACGTGACCAAGATAATAAGATTGCCATAAAAAATTGTGATGGTGTTCCTGCCCTTGTGCGATTGCTCCGAAAGGCTCGTGATATGGATCTTACTGAAGTCATTACTG GAACCCTGTGGAATCTCTCATCCCATGACTCAATCAAAATGGAGATTGTGGACCATGCACTGCACGCCTTGACAGATGAAGTGATCATTCCTCATTCTGGTTGGGAGAGGGAACCTAATGAAGATTGTAAGCCACGCCATATTGAGTGGGAGTCGGTGCTCACCAACACAGCTGGCTGCCTTAG GAATGTAAGCTCAGAGAGAAGTGAAGCTCGTAGGAAGCTTCGGGAATGTGATGGCTTAGTTGATGCCCTTATTTTCATCGTTCAGGCTGAGATTGGGCAGAAGGATTCAGATAGCAAG CTTGTGGAAAACTGCGTGTGCCTCCTTCGGAACTTATCCTATCAAGTTCACCGGGAGATCCCACAGGCAGAGCGTTATCAAGAGGCACCTCCCAGTGTTGCCAACAATACTGGGCCACATGCTGCCAGTTGCTTTGGGGCCAAGAAGGGCAAAG ATGAATGGTTCTCCAGAG GGAAAAAACCCACAGAGGATCCAGCAAATGATACAGTGGACTTCCCTAAAAGAACAAGTCCTGCTCGAg GCTATGAGCTCTTATTTCAGCCAGAGGTGGTTCGGATATATATCTCACTCCTTAAGGAGAGTAAAACTCCTGCTATCCTAGAAGCCTCTGCTGGAGCCATCCAGAACTTGTGTGCTGGGCGCTGGACG TATGGTCGATACATCCGCTCTGCTCTGCGTCAAGAGAAGGCTCTCTCTGCCATAGCTGACCTCCTGACCAATGAACATGAGCGGGTGGTGAAAGCTGCATCTGGAGCATTAAGAAATCTGGCTGTGGATGCACGCAATAAGGAGTTAATCG GTAAACATGCTATTCCTAACTTGGTAAAAAATCTGCCTGGAGGGCAACAGAGCTCCTCTTGGAATTTTTCTGAGGACACTGTGGTCTCTCTTTTGAACACCATCAATGAAGTTATTGCTGAGAACTTAGAGGCTGCCAAAAAGCTTCGAGAGACGCAGGGTATTGAGAAGCTAGTGTTGATCAACAAATCAGG GAATCGCTCAGAAAAAGAAGTTCGAGCAGCAGCACTTGTATTACAGACAATCTGGGGATATAAGGAACTGAGGAAGCCCCTGGAAAAAGAAGGTTGGAAGAAATCAGACTTTCAG GTGAATCTAAACAATGCTTCTAGAAGCCAGAGTAGTCATTCATATGATGATAGCACTCTCCCTCTCATTGACCGGAACCAAAAATCAG ATAACAACTATTCCACACTGAATGAGAGAGGGGACCACAACAGAACACTGGATCGATCTGGGGATCTGGGAGATATGGAGCCATTGAAGGGAACACCCTTGATG CAGGACGAGGGGCAGGAATCTCTGGAGGAAGAGTTGGATGAGTTGGTTTTGGATGATAAGGGGGACCAAGTGTCTTACCCCACCATGGTATGTCCTCCAGTCATCCCCAAGATTGTCCTTGAGGAAGGAGGTTCCTGTGTGCCAGCAGTTTGCCAATCTTGCTGA